One Roseomonas sp. OT10 DNA window includes the following coding sequences:
- a CDS encoding tyrosine-type recombinase/integrase, translated as MPRFTERWIASFAPEPGRKDRLAFDTECRGLGLRATASGAKLFLCQTTDPATGRKVREPLGPWGSITLAQARTAAQARLGRVAQGVDLAAERAARKAADEATRAAAAAAKRDAALTLRVLVEEWAALHLANRSDRYRAEAQRAILHAFAGHASKPAASLDRAAVLDVLDALATAGKAPIAARTLAYGRACYGWACKRGRLAANPFADLPTLAGGAPSRDRVLTAAEVGALWRAAGELGFPFGPVVRLLLLTAQRREEVAGLRWDELAPDLSTWTIPKERAKNGRAHVVHLSDAARDVLRGVERIEGRPLVFTVTGETPPSGFSKAKAALAEAMAAEAGTPPAAPAPPRRHGSRAVAPSPAAPDWRFHDFRRTAVTWLAGAGFPPHVADRLLNHVTGAIQGVAAVYQRHDFLAERKTALDAWGKHVLACGSLTPAAGNVLPLPPRHRRRAG; from the coding sequence ATGCCGCGCTTCACCGAACGATGGATCGCCTCCTTCGCCCCCGAACCCGGCCGGAAGGACCGGCTGGCCTTCGATACGGAGTGCCGGGGGCTGGGACTCCGCGCCACCGCATCGGGAGCCAAGCTGTTCCTTTGCCAGACCACCGACCCCGCCACCGGCCGCAAGGTCCGCGAGCCGCTGGGGCCGTGGGGCAGCATCACCTTGGCGCAGGCGCGGACGGCGGCGCAGGCGAGATTAGGCCGGGTGGCGCAGGGGGTGGACCTGGCTGCGGAGAGGGCCGCGCGGAAGGCAGCCGACGAAGCCACACGCGCCGCCGCCGCCGCTGCCAAGCGGGACGCTGCCCTGACGCTGCGGGTCCTGGTGGAGGAGTGGGCGGCGCTGCACCTGGCAAACCGATCCGACCGCTACCGGGCCGAGGCACAGCGCGCGATCCTTCATGCCTTCGCCGGCCATGCCAGCAAGCCTGCTGCCTCCCTGGACCGCGCGGCGGTGCTGGACGTGCTGGACGCCCTCGCCACCGCGGGCAAGGCGCCCATCGCGGCGCGGACCCTGGCCTATGGGCGTGCCTGCTACGGCTGGGCGTGCAAGCGGGGGCGCCTCGCGGCCAACCCCTTCGCGGACCTGCCAACGCTAGCCGGCGGCGCCCCCTCCCGCGACCGCGTGCTAACCGCTGCCGAGGTAGGGGCACTGTGGCGTGCGGCAGGCGAGCTGGGCTTCCCCTTCGGCCCGGTGGTGCGGCTGCTGCTGCTGACGGCGCAGCGGCGCGAGGAAGTGGCCGGGCTGCGCTGGGATGAGCTGGCGCCGGACCTCTCGACATGGACCATCCCCAAGGAACGGGCGAAGAACGGCCGGGCGCATGTGGTGCATCTGTCTGACGCGGCCCGCGACGTGCTGCGGGGCGTGGAGCGGATCGAGGGCCGGCCGTTGGTGTTCACCGTGACCGGGGAGACGCCGCCCTCCGGGTTCAGTAAGGCGAAGGCGGCGCTGGCCGAAGCCATGGCGGCCGAGGCTGGCACCCCGCCTGCCGCCCCTGCCCCACCTCGGCGCCATGGGTCCCGTGCGGTGGCGCCTTCGCCCGCCGCGCCCGACTGGCGATTCCACGACTTCCGGCGGACGGCCGTGACGTGGCTCGCCGGGGCCGGGTTCCCACCGCATGTGGCGGACCGGCTGCTGAACCACGTGACCGGCGCCATCCAAGGCGTCGCCGCCGTGTACCAGCGGCACGACTTCTTGGCCGAACGGAAGACCGCCCTGGACGCCTGGGGCAAGCACGTCCTGGCGTGCGGCAGTCTCACCCCGGCCGCCGGCAACGTGCTGCCGCTGCCGCCTCGCCACCGCCGCCGGGCAGGGTAA
- a CDS encoding pore-forming ESAT-6 family protein, whose protein sequence is MRLSMPAAGLLLGAFTAAAHAQAPAAPPATAQGQQEMLRMMHLAGRNQLGVLQYCEAQGSVGADVVALQRRVLGMLPPVQVEGLDAAEATGKGGVVDAMGTRVALADAARAQGTTPDAMCKQMAAMLQAQAAQLPR, encoded by the coding sequence ATGCGCCTCTCAATGCCCGCCGCCGGCCTGCTGCTCGGCGCGTTCACGGCCGCCGCCCATGCGCAGGCGCCGGCGGCACCTCCGGCCACCGCGCAGGGGCAGCAGGAGATGCTGCGCATGATGCACCTCGCCGGACGCAACCAGCTGGGCGTGCTGCAGTACTGCGAGGCGCAGGGCAGCGTCGGGGCCGACGTCGTGGCGCTGCAACGGCGCGTGCTGGGCATGCTCCCTCCGGTTCAGGTCGAGGGGCTGGACGCGGCCGAGGCCACCGGCAAGGGCGGCGTCGTGGACGCCATGGGCACCCGCGTGGCGCTGGCGGACGCGGCAAGGGCGCAGGGCACGACGCCCGATGCCATGTGCAAGCAGATGGCCGCCATGTTGCAGGCCCAGGCGGCCCAGCTCCCGCGGTAG
- a CDS encoding ABC transporter substrate-binding protein — MRLHPFQQLAAALLALSLAAPAGAQTLRIGIGADPNVLDPAQSTAYVERIVFTALCDRLVDVGPDLSFRPELATAWAWSEEGRTLTLTLRPDGRFHDGTAVDAAAVKVNLDRYRTARESRRRAELAAVDAVEAPDPRTVVIRLKEPFAPLLSVLSDRSGMILSPAALARLGERIREEPVCSGPFRLVRRVAQDRIEMERFPEHWNAANIHVQRLVMRPIPDSTVRMLNLRSGQLDIIERLAPSDVAEARRDPKVAVTEATSIAYQLFYMRMQGGALSDPRLREALELSLDRDIINQVALEGLFVPNNQPEAPGTPYHFPDLAPPARDLARAKALLREAGQPAPAFTLLVPNSPVESQVAQIIQAMAGEAGFQVKLEVLESSALVARSERGQDYDAAFGIWSGRPDPDGNIAPWLATDGFLNRMGYSVPAVDAAFLAARRSTDTATRQEAYRAAARRWMADRPVLVLYSYRWFWGMRAGITGFQPSPDGLIRFAGLRLPQ, encoded by the coding sequence ATGCGCCTGCATCCCTTCCAGCAACTCGCCGCGGCCCTGCTCGCCCTCAGCCTCGCGGCACCGGCCGGTGCACAGACCCTGCGCATCGGGATCGGCGCCGATCCCAACGTGCTCGATCCCGCGCAGTCCACGGCCTATGTCGAGCGCATCGTCTTCACCGCCCTCTGCGACCGGCTGGTGGATGTCGGGCCCGACCTCTCCTTCCGGCCGGAGCTGGCCACCGCCTGGGCCTGGTCCGAGGAGGGCCGCACCCTCACCCTGACCCTGCGCCCGGACGGCCGCTTCCACGACGGCACGGCGGTGGACGCGGCCGCGGTGAAGGTGAACCTCGACCGCTACCGCACCGCCCGCGAATCCCGCCGCCGCGCCGAGCTGGCGGCCGTGGACGCCGTGGAGGCCCCCGACCCGCGCACGGTGGTGATCCGGCTGAAGGAACCCTTCGCGCCGCTGCTCTCCGTGCTGTCCGACCGTTCCGGCATGATCCTCTCCCCCGCCGCCCTGGCCCGGCTGGGAGAGCGCATCCGCGAGGAGCCGGTCTGCTCCGGGCCCTTCCGCCTCGTCCGCCGGGTGGCGCAGGACCGGATCGAGATGGAGCGCTTCCCGGAGCACTGGAACGCCGCCAACATCCACGTCCAGCGGCTGGTCATGCGGCCCATCCCGGACAGCACCGTGCGCATGCTGAACCTGCGCTCCGGCCAGCTCGACATCATCGAGCGGCTCGCGCCCTCCGACGTGGCGGAGGCGCGGCGCGACCCGAAGGTGGCGGTGACGGAGGCGACCTCCATCGCCTACCAGCTCTTCTACATGCGGATGCAGGGCGGCGCCCTGTCCGACCCCCGGCTGCGCGAGGCGCTGGAGCTGAGCCTGGACCGGGACATCATCAACCAAGTGGCGCTGGAGGGGCTCTTCGTCCCCAACAACCAGCCGGAGGCGCCCGGCACGCCCTATCACTTCCCCGACCTCGCGCCCCCGGCGCGCGACCTGGCCCGGGCGAAGGCGCTGCTGCGCGAGGCCGGCCAGCCGGCCCCGGCCTTCACCCTGCTGGTGCCCAACAGCCCGGTGGAAAGCCAGGTGGCGCAGATCATCCAGGCCATGGCGGGCGAGGCGGGCTTCCAGGTGAAGCTGGAGGTGCTGGAATCCTCCGCGCTGGTGGCGCGGTCCGAGCGCGGCCAGGACTACGACGCCGCCTTCGGCATCTGGTCCGGCCGCCCCGACCCGGACGGCAACATCGCGCCCTGGCTGGCAACGGACGGCTTCCTGAACCGCATGGGCTACAGCGTCCCGGCCGTGGACGCCGCCTTCCTCGCCGCCCGCCGCAGCACGGACACCGCCACCCGGCAGGAGGCCTACCGCGCCGCGGCCCGGCGCTGGATGGCCGACCGGCCCGTCCTGGTGCTCTACAGCTACCGCTGGTTCTGGGGGATGCGCGCCGGGATCACCGGCTTCCAGCCCTCGCCGGACGGGCTGATCCGCTTCGCCGGGCTGCGCCTGCCGCAATAG
- a CDS encoding alpha/beta hydrolase produces MTTEPWHGRDQAWLDTQYNCRATVPDMFAILAEYRSRTDAAKAALPHVADLRYGPHERNRLDVYPAAAPGPAPVLVFIHGGYWRMLDAADSGAMAPGLTAAGACTVALDYVLRPEATVAEIVAQCRAGLAWVRESIARHGGDPARIHLAGSSAGGHLAGMLLDEAGVTGATLLSGLYELEPVRLSYVNDWAELDEAAVARLSPARRPVPPGLHVVMSVGDTETAEFKRQTASFAALLRAGGCAVEEVAPRPGSNHFDIIFDLGDPASPLHRATLRAMGLAAR; encoded by the coding sequence ATGACCACCGAACCCTGGCATGGCCGCGACCAGGCCTGGCTCGACACGCAGTACAACTGCCGCGCCACGGTGCCGGACATGTTCGCCATCCTGGCCGAGTACCGGTCGCGCACCGATGCCGCCAAGGCGGCGCTGCCGCATGTCGCCGACCTCCGCTACGGGCCGCACGAGCGCAACCGGCTGGATGTCTACCCGGCGGCTGCCCCCGGCCCGGCGCCCGTGCTGGTGTTCATCCATGGCGGCTACTGGCGGATGCTGGATGCCGCGGATTCCGGGGCGATGGCTCCGGGGCTGACGGCGGCGGGGGCCTGCACCGTCGCGCTGGACTACGTGCTGCGGCCGGAGGCCACTGTCGCGGAGATCGTGGCGCAGTGCCGCGCCGGGCTGGCCTGGGTGCGGGAGAGCATCGCCCGCCACGGGGGCGACCCGGCGCGCATCCACCTCGCCGGCTCCTCGGCGGGCGGGCATCTGGCGGGGATGCTGCTGGACGAGGCGGGGGTGACCGGGGCCACCCTGCTCTCCGGCCTCTACGAGCTGGAGCCGGTGCGGCTGTCCTACGTGAACGACTGGGCGGAGCTGGACGAGGCGGCGGTGGCGCGCCTCTCCCCCGCCCGCCGGCCGGTGCCGCCGGGGCTGCATGTCGTGATGAGCGTGGGCGACACGGAGACGGCGGAGTTCAAGCGCCAGACCGCCAGCTTCGCCGCCCTCCTGCGCGCCGGCGGCTGCGCGGTCGAGGAGGTGGCGCCGCGCCCCGGCTCCAACCACTTCGACATCATCTTCGACCTGGGCGATCCCGCCAGCCCGCTGCATCGGGCGACGCTGCGCGCGATGGGGCTGGCGGCCCGCTGA
- a CDS encoding ABC transporter ATP-binding protein, whose product MLRVQGLQAGYGAAAVLHDVNLEVSEGEVATLLGRNGMGKTTTVRAIMGLNPPRGGEVSFRAARIAGLPPEAIARRGIGLVPEGRQVFPTLTVRENLIATAANRTGRPSPWTLARVTTLFPRLGERANQMARTLSGGEQQMLAIGRALMTNPHLLILDEATEGLAPVIRAEIWHTLEHLKREGQAILVIDKNLSALRRLADRHHVLEKGRTVWSGGRAELDRDAERVRGWIGV is encoded by the coding sequence ATGCTCCGCGTCCAGGGCCTCCAGGCCGGCTACGGCGCGGCCGCCGTGCTGCACGACGTGAACCTGGAGGTCAGCGAGGGCGAGGTGGCGACGCTGCTCGGCCGCAACGGCATGGGCAAGACCACCACGGTCCGCGCCATCATGGGACTGAACCCGCCGCGCGGGGGCGAGGTCTCCTTCCGCGCCGCCCGCATCGCCGGGCTGCCGCCCGAGGCCATCGCGCGGCGCGGCATCGGCCTGGTGCCGGAGGGGCGCCAGGTCTTCCCCACCCTGACCGTGCGCGAGAACCTGATCGCCACCGCCGCCAACCGGACGGGGCGGCCCTCGCCCTGGACGCTGGCGCGGGTGACGACGCTCTTCCCGCGCCTGGGCGAGCGGGCGAACCAGATGGCCCGCACCCTCTCGGGCGGCGAGCAGCAGATGCTGGCCATCGGCCGTGCCCTGATGACCAACCCGCATCTGCTGATCCTGGACGAGGCGACGGAAGGGCTGGCCCCGGTGATCCGCGCCGAGATCTGGCACACGCTGGAGCACCTCAAGCGCGAGGGGCAGGCGATCCTGGTGATCGACAAGAACCTCTCGGCGCTGCGCCGCCTCGCGGACCGGCACCATGTGCTCGAAAAGGGCCGCACCGTCTGGTCCGGCGGCCGCGCCGAGCTGGACCGCGACGCGGAGCGGGTGCGGGGCTGGATCGGGGTGTGA
- a CDS encoding ABC transporter ATP-binding protein yields the protein MAEALLSVRDLRKAFGGLAATDGLSLEVAPGELHALIGPNGAGKTTLIGQVTGEITPDSGAILFGGEDITALSAARRVRRGLSRTFQITQLLDEATAEDNAALAVQAQAGHSFRFWRDAGRDPALRQPARALLARVGLEPARGGVRAADLSHGERKQLELALALAAAPRLLLLDEPMAGLGAAESLRMTEVLRALKGQVAMLLVEHDMEAVFALADRVSVLVYGRCIASGPPAAIRADPAVREAYLSEEADA from the coding sequence GTGGCTGAGGCGCTGCTCTCCGTCCGCGACCTGCGCAAGGCCTTCGGCGGGCTGGCGGCGACGGACGGGCTGAGCCTGGAGGTGGCGCCGGGGGAGCTGCACGCGCTGATCGGCCCGAACGGCGCGGGGAAGACCACGCTGATCGGCCAGGTCACGGGCGAGATCACGCCGGATTCCGGTGCCATCCTGTTCGGGGGGGAGGACATCACCGCCCTCTCCGCCGCGCGCCGGGTGCGGCGCGGGTTGTCGCGAACCTTCCAGATCACCCAGCTGCTGGACGAGGCCACCGCCGAGGACAACGCCGCCCTGGCCGTGCAGGCGCAGGCCGGGCACTCCTTCCGCTTCTGGCGCGATGCGGGACGGGACCCGGCGCTGCGGCAGCCGGCGCGGGCGCTGCTGGCGCGGGTCGGGCTGGAGCCGGCGCGAGGCGGCGTGCGGGCGGCCGACCTCAGCCATGGCGAGCGCAAGCAGCTGGAGCTGGCCCTGGCGCTCGCCGCCGCCCCGCGCCTGCTGCTGCTGGACGAGCCGATGGCCGGGCTGGGCGCCGCCGAGAGCCTGCGCATGACGGAGGTGCTGCGCGCCCTCAAGGGCCAGGTCGCGATGCTGCTGGTGGAGCACGACATGGAGGCGGTCTTCGCGCTCGCCGACCGGGTCTCCGTGCTGGTCTATGGCCGCTGCATCGCCAGCGGCCCGCCCGCGGCCATCCGCGCCGACCCGGCGGTGCGCGAGGCCTATCTGAGCGAGGAGGCGGACGCCTGA
- a CDS encoding branched-chain amino acid ABC transporter permease produces the protein MMRRWGWVPLLLAAVVLPWVADALGSPATTALATRIAILGLAAASLDLILGRGGMVSFGHAAFYGLGGYTVGILYAHWSGGEALWGLVPGSNALLVTAPAAMLVGGVAAAAIGALSLRTAGVQFIMITLAFAQMLFFLFVGLKAYGGDDGLMIRRKNLVPGMDLRDPAQMYWLSLGLLVAWLALQRRVVRSRFGRVLDGARQNPRRMAALGVSAYPYRLAAFTLAGMGAALAGALMANHQRFVSPDMMAWQSSGELLVMVILGGMGTLLGPVVGAAVLVTLETVLAGLTEHWPFILGPLLVLVALLWRGGVMGAFGVRRGG, from the coding sequence ATGATGCGCCGCTGGGGATGGGTGCCGCTGCTGCTGGCGGCGGTGGTGTTGCCCTGGGTGGCCGATGCGCTGGGCAGCCCGGCGACGACGGCGCTGGCGACGCGGATCGCGATCCTGGGGCTGGCGGCGGCGTCGCTGGACCTGATCCTGGGGCGCGGGGGGATGGTGTCGTTCGGGCACGCCGCCTTCTACGGGCTGGGCGGGTACACGGTGGGCATCCTCTATGCGCACTGGTCGGGGGGGGAGGCGCTCTGGGGCCTCGTGCCCGGGTCGAACGCGCTGCTGGTGACGGCGCCCGCCGCGATGCTGGTGGGGGGCGTGGCGGCGGCGGCGATCGGGGCGCTGTCGCTGCGGACGGCGGGGGTGCAGTTCATCATGATCACCCTGGCCTTCGCGCAGATGCTGTTCTTCCTCTTCGTCGGGCTGAAGGCCTATGGCGGGGATGACGGGCTGATGATCCGGCGCAAGAACCTGGTGCCGGGGATGGACCTGCGCGATCCGGCGCAGATGTACTGGCTGTCGCTGGGGCTGCTGGTGGCCTGGCTGGCCTTGCAGCGGCGCGTGGTGCGGTCGCGCTTCGGGCGGGTGCTGGACGGGGCGCGGCAGAATCCGCGGCGCATGGCGGCGCTGGGGGTGTCCGCCTATCCCTACCGGCTGGCGGCCTTCACCCTGGCGGGGATGGGGGCGGCGCTGGCCGGGGCGCTGATGGCGAACCACCAGCGCTTCGTCAGCCCGGACATGATGGCCTGGCAGAGCTCGGGCGAGCTGCTGGTGATGGTGATCCTGGGCGGCATGGGCACGCTGCTGGGGCCCGTGGTGGGGGCTGCCGTGCTGGTGACGCTGGAGACGGTGCTGGCGGGCCTCACCGAGCACTGGCCCTTCATCCTCGGGCCGCTGCTGGTGCTGGTCGCCCTGCTCTGGCGCGGCGGGGTGATGGGGGCCTTCGGGGTGCGGCGCGGTGGCTGA
- a CDS encoding branched-chain amino acid ABC transporter permease: MTLLAEQLLNGLQLGVTLFLLAAGLTLVFGIMGVINLAHGSLYMIGAFAAAWVAAQTGSAILALLAALAAAAVAGMLVELVVLRRLYARDHLDQVLATFGLILFFNQSMVLLFGRQPLFVDVPGPLRRSVEIIPGIPYPAWRLLILAVGLLVALGLWFLIQRTRIGMLVRAGATHREMVRALGVDIRLLTTLVFGLGALLAGLAGFLAGPVLSVQVGMGEQILIMTFVVVVIGGVGSIRGALAGALLVGLVDTLLRAFAPGLLRGALPPDQADALAAALASMGVYLLMAAVLLLRPRGLLPAAA; the protein is encoded by the coding sequence ATGACGCTCCTCGCGGAGCAGTTGCTCAACGGCTTGCAGCTCGGCGTCACGCTGTTCCTGCTCGCCGCCGGGCTGACGCTGGTCTTCGGCATCATGGGCGTGATCAACCTCGCCCATGGCTCGCTCTACATGATCGGCGCCTTCGCCGCCGCCTGGGTCGCGGCGCAGACCGGCTCCGCCATCCTCGCCCTGCTCGCCGCGCTGGCCGCCGCCGCCGTCGCCGGCATGCTGGTGGAGCTGGTGGTGCTGCGCCGGCTCTATGCCCGCGACCACCTGGACCAGGTGCTGGCGACCTTCGGCCTGATCCTGTTCTTCAACCAGTCCATGGTGCTGCTCTTCGGCCGCCAGCCGCTCTTCGTCGACGTGCCGGGGCCGCTGCGCCGTTCCGTCGAGATCATCCCCGGCATCCCCTACCCCGCCTGGAGGCTGCTGATCCTCGCCGTCGGCCTGCTCGTCGCGCTGGGCCTGTGGTTCCTCATCCAGCGCACCCGCATCGGCATGCTGGTCCGCGCCGGCGCCACGCACCGCGAGATGGTCCGCGCGCTGGGCGTCGACATCCGCCTGCTCACCACCCTGGTCTTCGGCCTGGGCGCCCTCCTCGCCGGGCTCGCCGGCTTCCTCGCCGGCCCCGTCCTCTCCGTGCAGGTCGGCATGGGCGAGCAGATCCTGATCATGACCTTCGTCGTCGTGGTCATCGGCGGCGTCGGCTCCATCCGCGGCGCCCTGGCCGGCGCCCTCCTCGTCGGCCTCGTGGACACGCTGCTGCGCGCCTTCGCCCCCGGCCTCCTCCGCGGCGCCCTGCCGCCCGACCAGGCCGACGCCCTCGCCGCCGCCCTCGCCTCCATGGGCGTCTACCTCCTCATGGCCGCCGTCCTCCTCCTCCGCCCCCGCGGCCTCCTCCCGGCGGCGGCGTGA
- a CDS encoding ABC transporter substrate-binding protein, which produces MLRRRTLLGAGLAAAPAATLLSRPALAQGAGVKIGMITTLSGPGGYLGQDIRDAFLLQVEQGGGKLGGVPVSVLVEDDGLRPGTAKQVAERFLRNEKIKLFTGIVFSNVLGATAPDILDADGLYASPNASPSTFAGKECNKGFWSIAWQNDSLHESAGQAAKNAGYKRMFILAPNYQAGRDALTGFKRQFGGEIVSEVYTRLDQTDFAAELAQIRAAKPDAVFQFHPGGVGIAFLRQYAQAGLLQSIPMVLPAPSMDSTTLAAVGDAAEGLTVTSHWNTDFPHPSSKKFVADFQAKYNRLPTYYAQQGWDTALALGAALKGTDGKVSDVEAFRRAMNPAAFESTRGAFRFGPNQHPIQDWWALKVQRVGGKLALVTQDRVLTNHGDVYAAECKM; this is translated from the coding sequence ATGCTTCGTCGCAGGACGCTTCTCGGCGCCGGCCTTGCCGCCGCGCCGGCCGCCACCCTTCTGTCCCGCCCCGCCCTGGCCCAGGGCGCGGGGGTGAAGATCGGCATGATCACCACCCTCTCCGGCCCCGGCGGCTATCTCGGCCAGGACATCCGCGACGCCTTCCTGCTGCAGGTCGAGCAGGGCGGCGGCAAGCTGGGCGGCGTGCCCGTCTCGGTGCTGGTGGAGGATGATGGGCTGCGCCCCGGCACCGCCAAGCAGGTCGCCGAGCGCTTCCTGCGCAACGAGAAGATCAAGCTGTTCACCGGCATCGTCTTCAGCAACGTGCTCGGCGCGACGGCACCCGACATCCTCGACGCGGACGGGCTCTACGCCAGCCCGAACGCCTCGCCCTCCACCTTCGCGGGCAAGGAGTGCAACAAGGGCTTCTGGTCCATCGCCTGGCAGAACGACAGCCTGCACGAGAGCGCCGGGCAGGCGGCGAAGAACGCCGGCTACAAGCGCATGTTCATCCTCGCCCCCAACTACCAGGCGGGGCGCGACGCGCTGACCGGCTTCAAGCGGCAGTTCGGCGGCGAGATCGTGAGCGAGGTCTATACCCGGCTCGACCAGACGGATTTCGCGGCCGAGCTGGCGCAGATCCGCGCGGCGAAGCCCGATGCGGTGTTCCAGTTCCACCCGGGCGGCGTCGGCATCGCCTTCCTGCGGCAATACGCCCAGGCGGGGCTGCTGCAATCCATCCCCATGGTGCTGCCCGCGCCCTCGATGGACAGCACGACGCTGGCCGCCGTCGGCGACGCGGCGGAGGGGCTGACCGTCACCTCCCACTGGAACACGGACTTCCCCCATCCGAGCTCGAAGAAGTTCGTCGCGGACTTCCAGGCGAAGTACAACCGCCTGCCGACCTACTACGCACAGCAGGGCTGGGACACGGCGCTGGCGCTCGGCGCGGCGCTGAAGGGCACGGACGGCAAGGTCTCCGACGTCGAGGCCTTCCGCCGTGCCATGAACCCCGCCGCCTTCGAGAGCACGCGCGGCGCCTTCCGCTTCGGCCCCAACCAGCACCCGATCCAGGACTGGTGGGCGCTGAAGGTGCAGCGGGTGGGCGGCAAGCTGGCGCTCGTCACCCAGGACCGGGTGCTGACCAACCACGGCGACGTCTACGCGGCCGAGTGCAAGATGTGA
- a CDS encoding 3-hydroxyanthranilate 3,4-dioxygenase: MKPPFDFQPWIAEHAPNLKPPVGNKLLFEGAETVVQIVGGPNQRVDFHDDPVEEFFYQLKGDMVLKVVLDGRIQDIPIREGQVFLLPAHVPHSPQRPQEGSVGLVVEGSRPPGSKDAFEWYCFSCGGKVYRIELVVTDIVKDLPPLYAEFYASEEKRTCPHCGTLHPGKAPPPGWVSL; the protein is encoded by the coding sequence ATGAAGCCACCCTTCGACTTCCAGCCCTGGATCGCCGAACACGCGCCGAACCTGAAGCCGCCCGTCGGCAACAAGCTGCTCTTCGAGGGCGCCGAGACGGTCGTGCAGATCGTCGGCGGCCCGAACCAGCGGGTGGATTTCCACGACGACCCGGTGGAGGAGTTCTTCTACCAGCTCAAGGGCGACATGGTGCTGAAGGTCGTCCTCGACGGCCGCATCCAGGACATCCCGATCCGCGAGGGGCAGGTCTTCCTCCTCCCCGCCCATGTGCCGCATTCGCCGCAGCGGCCGCAGGAGGGCTCCGTCGGGCTGGTGGTCGAGGGATCGCGCCCGCCGGGCAGCAAGGATGCCTTCGAGTGGTACTGCTTCTCCTGCGGCGGCAAGGTCTACCGCATCGAGCTGGTGGTGACGGACATCGTGAAGGACCTCCCGCCCCTCTACGCCGAGTTCTACGCCAGCGAGGAGAAGCGCACCTGCCCGCATTGCGGCACGCTGCACCCGGGCAAGGCACCGCCGCCGGGCTGGGTGAGCCTCTGA
- a CDS encoding dihydrodipicolinate synthase family protein, giving the protein MSPAYTRDEAKRHARETMRGIWAAALTPFRPDLSVDEEGFRSNLRHWFRDLGIDGVFVAGKQGEFFSLSMEERRRSFTVAAEVARECGAQTIMSCSDQNLDAVLELAAHAEGCGADYIVVHAPVLHFVHDRDETLLEYYRYIGSRTGLGIALWSHPDSGYLMSPELCARIAEQVPNVVAIKYSVPRPMYAELTRLAGDSLIVSTASEEEWLDNILELGWRLYLCSSPPYLLQTAADRRMRDYTDLAFAGRAEEARAVSASLQPVRDALKSTRPGGKPQAHQKYWQELLGQAGGTVRRPMLPLTEAERAATRAAFAGCGLRLPARAAE; this is encoded by the coding sequence ATGAGCCCGGCCTACACGCGCGACGAGGCGAAGCGCCATGCCCGCGAGACCATGCGCGGCATCTGGGCGGCGGCGCTGACGCCCTTCCGCCCCGACCTGTCGGTGGACGAGGAAGGCTTCCGGTCGAACCTGCGCCACTGGTTCCGCGACCTCGGCATCGACGGCGTCTTCGTCGCCGGCAAGCAGGGGGAGTTCTTCTCCCTCTCCATGGAGGAGCGCCGGCGCAGCTTCACCGTGGCGGCCGAGGTGGCACGGGAATGCGGGGCGCAGACGATCATGTCCTGCTCCGACCAGAACCTCGACGCGGTGCTGGAGTTGGCCGCGCATGCCGAAGGCTGCGGCGCCGACTACATCGTGGTGCACGCCCCCGTACTGCACTTCGTCCACGACCGCGACGAGACCCTGCTGGAGTACTACCGCTACATCGGCAGCCGCACCGGCCTGGGCATCGCGCTGTGGAGCCATCCCGACAGCGGCTACCTGATGTCGCCGGAGCTCTGCGCCCGCATCGCGGAGCAGGTGCCGAACGTGGTGGCCATCAAGTACTCCGTGCCGCGCCCGATGTATGCCGAGCTCACGCGCCTCGCCGGCGACAGCCTGATCGTCTCCACCGCCAGCGAGGAGGAGTGGCTGGACAACATCCTGGAGCTGGGCTGGCGGCTCTACCTCTGCTCCTCGCCGCCCTACCTCCTCCAGACCGCCGCGGACCGGCGGATGCGCGACTACACGGACCTCGCCTTCGCAGGCCGCGCCGAGGAGGCCCGCGCCGTAAGCGCCAGCCTGCAACCCGTGCGCGATGCGCTGAAATCCACCCGCCCCGGTGGCAAGCCCCAGGCGCACCAGAAATACTGGCAGGAGCTGCTGGGCCAGGCGGGCGGCACCGTGCGCCGGCCGATGCTGCCGCTGACCGAGGCGGAGCGCGCCGCCACCCGTGCCGCCTTCGCCGGCTGCGGGTTGCGGCTGCCGGCCCGGGCGGCGGAGTAG